A region of Streptomyces sp. WMMC500 DNA encodes the following proteins:
- a CDS encoding septum formation initiator, producing the protein MRRPRIAFPREGGARMLGGSSAARAPFVLLVVVLLGAGLLALLLLNAAVNQGSFREGNLKKETTRLTDEEQRLRQEVEEHAAPDALEERARELGMVPGGPPVFLTPEGGVRGEPWTATGPPPPAPSPADAANPKPQAERDEAAAEAAAAAAEAEAAAEAEAAEEAAAAAGAGAAHGAEAAEDAARAAEAATAGTPAPPAPGASASPSLPPPAAEEAP; encoded by the coding sequence GTGAGGCGGCCGAGGATCGCGTTCCCGCGCGAGGGCGGCGCCCGGATGCTGGGCGGCAGCTCGGCGGCGCGCGCGCCGTTCGTGCTGCTCGTCGTGGTGCTGCTGGGCGCGGGGCTGCTCGCGCTGCTGCTGCTCAACGCGGCCGTCAACCAGGGTTCGTTCCGCGAGGGCAACCTGAAGAAGGAGACGACGCGGCTGACGGACGAGGAGCAGCGGCTGCGCCAGGAGGTGGAGGAGCACGCGGCGCCGGACGCGCTGGAGGAACGGGCCCGGGAGCTGGGCATGGTGCCGGGCGGGCCGCCGGTCTTCCTGACGCCGGAGGGCGGCGTACGGGGCGAGCCGTGGACGGCGACCGGTCCGCCGCCGCCGGCGCCGAGCCCGGCGGACGCCGCGAACCCGAAGCCGCAGGCTGAGCGCGACGAGGCAGCAGCAGAGGCGGCAGCCGCAGCGGCAGAGGCAGAAGCGGCAGCAGAAGCAGAGGCAGCAGAAGAGGCAGCCGCGGCAGCAGGGGCGGGCGCGGCACACGGGGCGGAGGCGGCCGAGGACGCGGCGAGGGCGGCGGAAGCCGCCACCGCGGGGACGCCCGCGCCCCCCGCCCCCGGGGCGTCCGCGTCCCCCTCGCTCCCCCCGCCCGCCGCCGAGGAGGCACCGTGA
- a CDS encoding penicillin-binding protein 2: MTTRGSGSTPGDGEGPPRRRVPRPASGAGARPRTRASSRPAPQRRPAAGRGPRIRLASPRPRLRLVSVGLTLLLLVFTARLLQVQAVDAGEYAEKAQVNRYVPMTLSAERGVITDRNGVELASTVDAYDVTADPYLFTREQAGVKDAPRRAAEVLAPVLRADADELEAKLATPDSRYVKLASMQTPQVWDEIKKLKSASAEREAAGGRQDVLGGVFAEEQKKRVYPNGDLAAGILGFVNAEGEGGGGVERQHDKLLAGKDGRLVYAQSAGRRIPTADAEENPAEPGSDIELTLDRDIQWAAQSAIEKQVDASDADRGYVIVQDTATGEILAMANAPGFDPNDLSGATPGTLGNPALEDAYEPGSVNKVISMAAVLEEEAATPETRVTVPNVLPRGGHAFHDDVEHPTWYLTLNGVLAKSSNIGTILAVEQLGENQREANKVLHSYLRDFGLGRPSGLGFAGETPGLLKPAAEWDPAQQYTIPFGQGLSINAMQAASVYSTVANGGVRIEPTLVRGSRGPDGRFDPAPEPRKDRVISGKTARTLSRMLESVVDDDQGTGVKARIPGYRAAGKTGTSNRVDPQTGRYNGYTASFAGFAPADAPRVTVYCAIQNPTEGSYFGGQICGPVYKKVMEFALKTLQVPPTGVEAPPMPVTFGAGTDGTDGGGAADDG; this comes from the coding sequence GTGACGACCCGCGGCTCCGGCAGCACCCCAGGCGACGGCGAAGGACCCCCGCGCCGCCGCGTGCCCCGCCCCGCGAGCGGCGCCGGCGCCCGGCCCCGTACCCGCGCGTCCTCCCGCCCCGCGCCGCAACGCCGCCCCGCCGCCGGCCGCGGCCCGCGCATCCGGCTCGCCTCGCCCCGCCCCCGGCTGCGCCTCGTCAGCGTCGGCCTGACCCTCCTGCTGCTGGTCTTCACCGCCAGGCTGCTGCAGGTCCAGGCCGTGGACGCCGGCGAGTACGCGGAGAAGGCCCAGGTCAACCGGTACGTGCCGATGACGCTCAGCGCCGAGCGGGGCGTCATCACCGACCGCAACGGCGTCGAGCTGGCCAGCACGGTCGACGCGTACGACGTCACCGCCGACCCGTACCTCTTCACGCGCGAGCAGGCCGGCGTCAAGGACGCGCCCCGGCGGGCCGCCGAGGTGCTGGCGCCCGTGCTGCGGGCGGACGCGGACGAGCTGGAGGCCAAGCTCGCCACGCCCGACTCGCGCTACGTGAAGCTCGCGTCGATGCAGACGCCGCAGGTCTGGGACGAGATCAAGAAGCTGAAGTCCGCGTCGGCCGAACGCGAGGCGGCGGGCGGCAGGCAGGACGTGCTCGGCGGGGTCTTCGCGGAGGAGCAGAAGAAGCGCGTCTATCCGAACGGCGACCTGGCCGCCGGGATACTGGGCTTCGTCAACGCCGAGGGCGAGGGCGGCGGGGGCGTCGAGCGGCAGCACGACAAGCTGCTCGCCGGCAAGGACGGCAGGCTGGTCTACGCCCAGTCCGCCGGCCGCCGCATCCCCACCGCGGACGCCGAGGAGAACCCCGCGGAGCCCGGCTCCGACATCGAGCTGACCCTCGACCGCGACATCCAGTGGGCGGCGCAGAGCGCCATCGAGAAGCAGGTCGACGCCTCCGACGCCGACCGCGGCTACGTCATCGTGCAGGACACCGCGACCGGCGAGATCCTGGCCATGGCCAACGCCCCCGGCTTCGACCCCAACGACCTGTCAGGGGCCACCCCGGGCACCCTCGGCAACCCGGCCCTGGAGGACGCCTACGAGCCCGGCAGCGTCAACAAGGTCATCTCCATGGCCGCCGTGCTGGAGGAGGAGGCCGCCACCCCCGAGACCCGCGTCACCGTGCCGAACGTGCTGCCCCGCGGCGGCCACGCCTTCCACGACGACGTCGAGCACCCGACCTGGTACCTCACGCTCAACGGCGTGCTCGCCAAGTCCAGCAACATCGGCACGATCCTCGCCGTCGAGCAGTTGGGGGAGAACCAGCGGGAGGCCAACAAGGTCCTCCACTCCTACCTCCGCGACTTCGGCCTCGGCCGGCCCAGCGGCCTCGGCTTCGCGGGCGAGACCCCGGGCCTGCTGAAGCCCGCGGCCGAGTGGGACCCGGCGCAGCAGTACACGATCCCGTTCGGCCAGGGCCTGTCCATCAACGCCATGCAGGCGGCCTCCGTGTACTCGACCGTCGCCAACGGCGGCGTACGGATCGAGCCCACCCTCGTGCGCGGCAGCCGCGGCCCCGACGGCCGCTTCGACCCGGCGCCCGAGCCGCGCAAGGACCGCGTCATCAGCGGCAAGACGGCCAGGACCCTCTCGCGCATGCTGGAGTCCGTCGTCGACGACGACCAGGGCACCGGCGTGAAGGCCCGTATCCCGGGCTACCGCGCGGCCGGCAAGACCGGCACCTCCAACAGGGTGGACCCGCAGACGGGGCGCTACAACGGCTACACCGCCTCGTTCGCGGGCTTCGCCCCCGCCGACGCGCCGCGCGTCACCGTGTACTGCGCGATCCAGAACCCCACCGAGGGCAGCTACTTCGGCGGCCAGATCTGCGGCCCGGTGTACAAGAAGGTGATGGAGTTCGCGCTCAAGACGCTCCAGGTGCCGCCGACGGGGGTCGAGGCGCCGCCGATGCCGGTCACGTTCGGCGCGGGCACGGACGGCACGGACGGCGGCGGCGCGGCCGACGACGGATAA
- a CDS encoding UDP-N-acetylmuramoyl-L-alanyl-D-glutamate--2,6-diaminopimelate ligase produces MPHPDQSHQEASGAPANHPGAPRPAEVDPVPLADLADRLGTGVTGEAGGVTVTGITHDSRAVRPGDVYAALPGARLHGADFAAQAADLGAAAVLTDPAGMERAAGTGLPVLVVGDPRGRMGELAAAVYGEPGRDLLQLGVTGTSGKTTTAYLVEGGLRAAAEKAGAGLTGLIGTVETRIGDERLKSERTTPEATDLQALFAVMRQRGVASVAMEVSSHALVLGRVDGVLFDVAVFTNLSPEHLDFHTDMEDYFRAKAQLFTPARSRAGVVNIDDEYGARLAEEAAAPDGGGGYPVVTYSAEGHPDADWRAEDVEIGVLGSTFTAVGPGRVAVPAEAPLPGTFNVSNTLAAIAALVTAGVDPVTAAAGVAAVPGVPGRLERVDAGQGYLAVVDYAHKPDALESVLRALRKVTDNRLHVVVGCGGDRDPHKRGPMGAAAARLSDTAVLTSDNPRSEDPLAILAAMLAGAAEVPVYERGDVLVEADRAGAIAIAVARAGAGDTVLVAGKGHEQGQDTAGVVRPFDDRDELREAIRGRLAGGAAGWGTAGPEPGSEVAPTRGGPSAGPPGSAGPAGGDPAGGDR; encoded by the coding sequence GTGCCCCACCCCGATCAGTCCCACCAGGAAGCGTCGGGCGCCCCGGCGAACCATCCGGGGGCGCCCCGCCCCGCCGAGGTCGACCCCGTACCGCTCGCGGATCTGGCCGACCGGCTGGGCACCGGTGTCACCGGCGAGGCCGGGGGCGTCACGGTCACCGGCATCACGCACGACTCCCGGGCCGTACGCCCGGGCGACGTCTACGCCGCGCTGCCCGGCGCCCGGCTGCACGGCGCCGACTTCGCCGCGCAGGCCGCCGACCTCGGCGCCGCCGCGGTGCTCACCGACCCGGCGGGCATGGAGCGGGCCGCGGGCACCGGGTTGCCGGTGCTGGTCGTCGGCGATCCGCGGGGCCGGATGGGGGAGCTGGCCGCGGCGGTCTACGGCGAGCCCGGGCGGGACCTGCTGCAGCTCGGGGTCACCGGCACGTCGGGCAAGACCACCACCGCGTACCTCGTCGAGGGCGGGCTGCGGGCCGCGGCCGAGAAGGCCGGCGCCGGGCTCACCGGCCTCATCGGCACCGTCGAGACGCGCATCGGCGACGAGCGGCTGAAGTCGGAGCGGACCACGCCGGAGGCGACGGACCTGCAGGCGCTGTTCGCCGTGATGCGGCAGCGCGGTGTGGCGTCGGTGGCGATGGAGGTCTCCAGCCACGCGCTGGTCCTCGGCCGGGTCGACGGCGTCCTCTTCGACGTCGCCGTCTTCACCAACCTCAGCCCGGAGCACCTGGACTTCCACACCGACATGGAGGACTACTTCCGGGCGAAGGCGCAGCTCTTCACCCCGGCCAGGTCGCGGGCGGGCGTCGTCAACATCGACGACGAGTACGGGGCCCGCCTGGCCGAGGAGGCCGCGGCCCCCGACGGCGGCGGCGGTTACCCGGTCGTCACGTACTCCGCGGAGGGCCACCCGGACGCCGACTGGCGCGCCGAGGACGTGGAGATCGGCGTGCTCGGCTCCACCTTCACCGCGGTCGGCCCCGGCCGCGTCGCGGTCCCCGCCGAGGCCCCGCTGCCCGGCACGTTCAACGTCTCCAACACCCTCGCCGCCATCGCCGCGCTCGTCACCGCCGGCGTCGACCCGGTCACCGCCGCCGCCGGCGTGGCCGCCGTGCCGGGCGTGCCGGGCCGGCTGGAGCGGGTCGACGCGGGCCAGGGCTACCTCGCCGTCGTCGACTACGCGCACAAGCCCGACGCGCTGGAGTCCGTGCTGCGCGCGCTGCGCAAGGTCACCGACAACCGGCTGCACGTCGTCGTCGGCTGCGGCGGCGACCGCGACCCGCACAAGCGCGGCCCCATGGGCGCCGCCGCCGCCCGGCTCTCCGACACCGCGGTGCTCACCTCCGACAACCCCCGCTCCGAGGACCCCCTCGCGATCCTCGCCGCGATGCTCGCGGGCGCCGCCGAGGTGCCGGTCTACGAGCGCGGCGACGTGCTGGTCGAGGCCGACCGGGCGGGCGCCATCGCCATCGCGGTGGCCCGCGCCGGCGCCGGCGACACGGTGCTCGTCGCCGGCAAGGGCCACGAGCAGGGCCAGGACACGGCCGGTGTCGTACGCCCCTTCGACGACCGCGACGAGCTGCGCGAGGCGATCCGCGGGCGCCTCGCCGGCGGGGCCGCGGGCTGGGGGACCGCCGGCCCTGAACCCGGCTCCGAAGTCGCACCGACGCGCGGTGGCCCGTCCGCCGGCCCGCCCGGCTCCGCAGGCCCCGCCGGAGGCGACCCCGCGGGAGGCGACCGGTGA
- the murF gene encoding UDP-N-acetylmuramoyl-tripeptide--D-alanyl-D-alanine ligase: MIPLSLAEVADLTGGELHGVADPQAPVTRPVVIDSRQAEPGSLFAAFTGEHVDGHDFAARAVAAGATGVLGTRPVEGVPTVVVRSVPPALSALAKHVVARLEGSLTALIALTGSSGKTSTKDLLAQLLQRLGPTVFTHGSFNNEIGHPVTALQAAPDTRYLLLEMGARGLGHIRELAEVTPPRIGLVLNVGTAHIGEFGGREQIAAAKGELVEALPPGADGGVAVLNADDPLVRAMASRTRARTVYYGEAPEADVRAADVRLTDDGRPEFTLHTPAGSAGVIMRLYGEHHVSNALAAAAVAYELGMPPARIAEALSVAEALSGRRMEVRRRPDGVTVVNDAYNANPESTRAALRALAAMGRGSTAPGGRTFAVLGAMAELGDHAMAEHDGVGRLAVRLGISKLVAVGRQEAAWLDMGAKNEGSWGEESVHVSDVDAAVDLMRGELRPGDVVLVKASRSEALWRVAEALLEEGAAR, translated from the coding sequence GTGATTCCGCTCAGCCTCGCCGAGGTGGCCGACCTGACCGGAGGCGAGCTGCACGGCGTGGCCGACCCGCAGGCGCCGGTCACCCGCCCCGTGGTCATCGACTCGCGGCAGGCCGAACCGGGCAGCCTCTTCGCCGCGTTCACCGGCGAGCACGTCGACGGGCACGACTTCGCCGCCCGCGCCGTCGCCGCCGGCGCCACCGGCGTCCTGGGCACCCGCCCCGTCGAGGGCGTGCCGACCGTGGTGGTCCGGTCCGTACCCCCGGCGCTCAGCGCGCTGGCCAAGCACGTCGTCGCCCGCCTCGAAGGCTCGCTCACCGCGCTCATCGCGCTCACCGGCTCCTCGGGCAAGACGTCCACCAAGGACCTGCTCGCCCAACTGCTCCAGCGCCTCGGCCCGACGGTCTTCACCCACGGGTCGTTCAACAACGAGATCGGCCATCCCGTCACGGCCCTCCAGGCCGCCCCGGACACCCGCTACCTGCTGCTGGAGATGGGCGCCCGCGGGCTCGGCCACATCCGCGAGCTGGCCGAGGTGACGCCGCCGCGCATCGGGCTCGTCCTCAACGTCGGCACCGCGCACATCGGCGAGTTCGGCGGCCGGGAACAGATCGCCGCGGCCAAGGGCGAGCTGGTCGAGGCGCTGCCGCCGGGGGCCGACGGCGGGGTGGCGGTGCTCAACGCCGACGACCCCCTCGTCCGCGCGATGGCGTCCCGTACCCGGGCGCGCACCGTCTACTACGGCGAGGCGCCCGAGGCCGACGTACGGGCCGCGGACGTCCGTCTCACCGATGACGGGCGGCCGGAATTCACCCTGCACACACCCGCCGGCAGCGCCGGTGTGATCATGCGGCTGTACGGTGAGCACCACGTGTCGAACGCGCTTGCCGCCGCCGCCGTCGCGTACGAGCTGGGCATGCCCCCGGCGCGGATCGCCGAGGCGCTCTCCGTGGCCGAGGCGCTGTCCGGCCGGCGCATGGAGGTCAGGCGGCGGCCGGACGGCGTGACGGTCGTCAACGACGCGTACAACGCCAACCCCGAGTCCACGCGGGCCGCGCTGCGCGCGCTCGCCGCCATGGGTCGGGGCAGCACGGCGCCGGGGGGACGGACGTTCGCCGTGCTGGGCGCGATGGCGGAGCTCGGCGACCACGCCATGGCCGAGCACGACGGCGTGGGCCGGCTGGCCGTCCGCCTGGGCATCAGCAAGCTCGTGGCAGTGGGCCGGCAGGAGGCCGCCTGGCTGGACATGGGCGCGAAGAACGAGGGTTCGTGGGGTGAGGAGTCGGTGCACGTGTCCGACGTCGACGCGGCGGTCGACCTGATGCGCGGCGAGCTGCGGCCGGGAGATGTCGTGCTCGTCAAGGCGTCCAGATCCGAGGCACTGTGGCGCGTGGCGGAAGCGCTGCTCGAGGAGGGCGCCGCCCGATGA